One stretch of Arachis hypogaea cultivar Tifrunner chromosome 20, arahy.Tifrunner.gnm2.J5K5, whole genome shotgun sequence DNA includes these proteins:
- the LOC112785374 gene encoding uncharacterized protein, with amino-acid sequence MGVTPFHRSILEVWLPKHFDKPTDMRYDGTQDPLEHLTAFEAMMNLEGVGDEVRCRAFPVTLAGPAIRWFNNLPQGSVTSFADISHTFLAQFTTRIAKAKHPINLLGVTQQLGEPTRKYLDRFNDECLEIDGLTDSVASLFLTNGLMNEDFRKHLTSKPVWTMQEIQCVAKEYINDEEVSQVVAANKRQPSYNQNRHRGSREGQKEHARDGGPSKAPRPFPCVGKFTNYTPLTAPIMEVYQQIAEKGILSKPRPLKERIGGNRSLYCDYHKGYGHKTQDCFDLKDALEQAIRGGKLAEFSHLIREPRQRNRDHDGEDRTQAAKRRQGPEDDDRGLTIVNVVTARNAAPRSRLAHRKDAKVLVVSSSSARSTRKHPSISFGLEDQWFDEVRESPPMVITARVGTGLIKRILVDTGQTRTSCSAMCSTL; translated from the coding sequence ATGGGAGTGACCCCATTTCACCGTTCCATCCTCGAAGTCTGGCTGCCAAAACActttgacaagccaacggacatgaggtatgatGGAACGCAAGACCCGCTGGAACAcctcacggcctttgaggccatGATGAACCTGGAAGGAGTGGGAGATGAGGTAAGGTGCCGCGCTTTTCCGGTCACCCTGGCGGGACCTGCAATACGGTGGTTCAATAACCTCCCGCAAGGCTCAGTGACCAGTTTTGCGGACATCAGCCATACCTTCCTAGCCCAATTCACAACTAGGATTGCAAAAGCAAAGCACCCAATCAACCTGCTTGGAGTGACCCAACAGCTCGGAGAGCCGACCAGGAAATACCTTGACCGATTCAACGACGAATGCCTGGAGATAGACGGGCTGACGGACTCAGTTGCGAGCTTGTTCCTGACAAACGGACTCATGAACGAGGACTTCAGAAAGCACCTCACCTCGAAGCCAGTGTGGACCATGCAGGAGATTCAATGTGTAGCCAAGGAGTACATCAACGACGAAGAAGTCAGCCAAGTCGTGgccgccaacaaacggcagcCCTCTTACAACCAAAACCGGCACCGCGGGAGCAGAGAAGGACAAAAGGAACACGCCAGGGACGGCGGTCCGAGCAAGGCACCCAGACCGTTTCCTTGTGTCGGGAAGTTCACCAATTACACTCCCCTCACCGCAccaatcatggaagtttatcaaCAAATCGCCGAAAAGGGGATCTTGTCAAAGCCCCGACCACTAAAGGAACGAATAGGAGGAAACCGAAGCCTCTACTGTGACTATCACAAGGGCTATGGGCACAAGACACAGGATTGCTTCGACTTGAAGGACGCATTAGAACAAGCGATCAGGGGTGGAAAGCTAGCTGAATTCTCCCACCTCATTAGAGAGCCGAGACAACGGAATCGCGACCACGACGGCGAAGATAGGACGCAAGCAGCAAAGCGACGCCAAGGACCGGAGGACGACGACCGAGGCCTCACGATAGTGAACGTGGTAACAGCTAGGAATGCGGCACCTAGGTCCAGGTTGGCACACAGGAAAGACGCCAAAGTTCTGGTGGTCTCCTCATCCTCTGCACGAAGCACGAGGAAACACCCATCCATTTCATTCGGCCTGGaagaccaatggttcgacgaAGTCAGAGAAAGCCCTCCCATGGTCATAacggccagagtgggaaccggTCTCATCAAGCGAATCCTTGTAGATACGGGGcagactcgaacatcatgttccgcaatGTGTTCGACGCTTTAG